The Aestuariibaculum lutulentum genome segment GGGTATTTTTATCTTTTGGTAAGGCTTTCAGCATCCCTTTAAAATCTTCAATTTCGTACCCGTAATACCCAAATTCTTCAGCAGATTGATAATAATGTGACGCGTATTTTTTCATGATTTCATCTGAAAAGAACGTCACATCGGCCACTTTTATTAAATGTTTCACCTTGTCTTCAATGGACGCATTTTTCGAGGGAATATCGTCACAATCAGAGCCCCATTGCCAGAATGAAAACGGGTACTCTAAAACCGATAATTCAAAAGCCTGCTCATCGTTAACGTAAGTATAATGTGCATTTTGCCCTAAACTATAAAATTCAAGTAAAGGCAAAACTTCTTTGCGATGTTTTAAAATATCTTTTTGAAAGTTTTCAATTTTATTTCGGCATTTGGCTGTACCTATGGTATCGAAAAATTTATAAATACGCTCATCTTCAAAACTGTTATTAATTGGCGCCACATAAGGCACGCTAACAGTAACATCGTTTGGATAAAAATAACGATAAAAAATAGTTGTCGCTCCACCTTTACTCACGCCTGTACTTACCCATTTTCCTTTATAAATTTCTCCTAAAAGTTCTCTAATATGGTGTAAATCGGCCGTGGCTTGTTTTAAATTCAAATAGTCGTAATCTATATTTTCAGGTGAACTA includes the following:
- a CDS encoding S28 family serine protease is translated as MKIYNLVFAFCLAFFNQVVAQHSDLETQLFDLPDVSFEKIDTPEGYQSAYVLKVKQPIDHSDASKGYFQQKVYLSHLSFDAPSVIITQGYTKAKNSIFELSDILKANQIDVEHRYFGDSSPENIDYDYLNLKQATADLHHIRELLGEIYKGKWVSTGVSKGGATTIFYRYFYPNDVTVSVPYVAPINNSFEDERIYKFFDTIGTAKCRNKIENFQKDILKHRKEVLPLLEFYSLGQNAHYTYVNDEQAFELSVLEYPFSFWQWGSDCDDIPSKNASIEDKVKHLIKVADVTFFSDEIMKKYASHYYQSAEEFGYYGYEIEDFKGMLKALPKDKNTHAAFTPDHMKVDFKGGELLTDIGEWLETEGNHFIYIYGGNDTWSATAVPKSDAVDSQWFVLKGKHHGNARIKNFTASERERFNKTIKDWLGISLN